One window from the genome of archaeon BMS3Bbin15 encodes:
- the truD gene encoding tRNA pseudouridine synthase D, whose amino-acid sequence MISPFELDRLLGLNYFISNTPGVKGKLRQVVDDFSVDEVFEDSRQDDEGEYLHLIMEKRNWDTMRAVGNISRALHISRKRFGYAGTKDKRAVTKQRMSVWNIEKENLGVLNLKDIKLYNFIRSDERVNLGDLLGNKFKITIRKTEGDISHIKEVMQETVSQLSLGGVPNYFGYQRFGTVRPNTHLVGKKIIQGDLDGAVMQYLARPYPGEREDARDARETLSETGDFKKALEVYPGRLNYERNMLDALVKNPRDFAGALRRLPKKLRKMLVHACQSHIFNEVLSGAIAEGINIRNENIKLLGYKSGFSQDEIGRIEKEVLEREGLTMEQFKINSMPEVSVTGEDRRASINTKISFDVEEDELNPSLIKVSFSFFLPPGSYATTVLREFMKTDPLNY is encoded by the coding sequence ATGATAAGTCCTTTTGAACTCGACAGGCTTCTCGGATTGAATTACTTTATCAGTAATACTCCTGGAGTAAAGGGTAAACTCAGGCAAGTTGTAGATGATTTCTCTGTTGATGAAGTATTTGAGGATTCAAGACAGGATGATGAAGGGGAATATCTTCATTTAATCATGGAAAAGAGGAACTGGGACACTATGAGGGCTGTAGGCAATATTTCCAGAGCCCTGCATATATCGAGAAAGCGCTTTGGTTATGCTGGTACAAAGGATAAGAGAGCAGTAACAAAGCAGAGAATGTCTGTCTGGAATATTGAAAAAGAAAATCTCGGAGTTCTGAATTTGAAGGATATTAAACTTTATAATTTTATTAGAAGTGACGAAAGGGTGAACCTCGGAGACCTTCTGGGAAATAAGTTTAAAATCACCATCAGAAAGACTGAAGGAGATATAAGTCATATTAAAGAGGTTATGCAGGAGACTGTGAGCCAGCTTTCTCTGGGAGGTGTGCCAAACTACTTCGGATATCAGAGGTTTGGTACAGTGAGACCCAACACTCATCTGGTGGGAAAGAAGATTATCCAGGGTGACCTTGATGGTGCTGTGATGCAGTACCTTGCCAGACCCTATCCGGGAGAAAGAGAGGACGCCAGAGATGCCAGAGAGACGCTCTCTGAAACGGGCGACTTTAAAAAAGCACTTGAGGTATATCCCGGTAGATTGAACTACGAGAGGAATATGCTCGATGCCCTTGTAAAGAATCCCAGGGATTTTGCAGGTGCCCTGCGAAGGCTACCAAAAAAATTGAGAAAAATGCTTGTACATGCTTGCCAGAGCCATATCTTCAATGAGGTGCTGAGCGGGGCTATAGCTGAAGGTATAAATATCAGAAACGAAAATATAAAGCTCCTTGGTTATAAAAGCGGTTTTTCTCAGGATGAAATAGGCAGGATCGAAAAAGAAGTTTTAGAGAGAGAGGGTTTAACTATGGAGCAGTTTAAGATAAACAGTATGCCCGAAGTTTCTGTGACCGGAGAGGACAGAAGGGCAAGTATAAACACTAAAATTTCTTTTGATGTCGAGGAGGATGAATTAAATCCAAGTTTGATAAAGGTAAGCTTCAGCTTTTTCCTTCCCCCAGGCAGCTATGCAACAACTGTGCTCAGGGAATTCATGAAAACCGACCCTCTCAACTATTGA
- a CDS encoding PRC-barrel domain protein — MVSKLTELAGKDVFTEEGEHVGALKDITIDPLTGKVLAILIKDVGKEFFKKLSLEDVRGLSIPFKGVRAISDVVILKNTIYNARPAE; from the coding sequence ATGGTCTCGAAATTAACTGAACTGGCAGGAAAGGATGTTTTCACAGAGGAGGGTGAGCATGTCGGTGCTCTTAAGGATATAACCATTGACCCTCTGACGGGGAAGGTACTGGCAATTCTGATAAAAGATGTGGGTAAGGAGTTTTTCAAGAAGCTATCTCTTGAAGATGTGAGAGGACTGAGCATACCTTTCAAGGGTGTACGGGCAATTAGCGATGTGGTTATACTCAAAAACACTATATATAATGCAAGACCTGCTGAGTGA
- the flr gene encoding flavoredoxin, whose amino-acid sequence MELDQVNFYKLNVRSCVVITTVSERGISNAAPFSFNSPISFSPPLFGISSQPGHDTWRNINENKEFVVNFVDESFGNLMHILEKDFPYEVSEIKEAGLTEVSSTEVSPPRIKEAYAWLECRLYDARELGDHVWITGEVVKVDVKDKCFDKALNPEKCRTLLHISGKYFAVPKLEEFRRA is encoded by the coding sequence ATGGAGCTGGACCAGGTAAATTTCTATAAATTGAATGTCAGAAGCTGTGTTGTTATTACAACTGTATCAGAAAGAGGCATAAGTAATGCTGCCCCTTTCAGTTTTAACTCGCCTATAAGCTTTTCACCCCCACTATTTGGCATATCCTCTCAGCCAGGACACGATACTTGGAGGAATATTAATGAAAATAAAGAATTCGTTGTGAATTTTGTTGACGAAAGCTTTGGTAATCTGATGCATATACTAGAAAAGGACTTTCCCTATGAGGTAAGTGAAATTAAAGAGGCTGGCTTAACTGAAGTGTCTTCAACAGAGGTATCACCTCCGAGAATAAAGGAAGCTTATGCCTGGCTTGAATGCAGGCTGTATGATGCCAGGGAGCTGGGGGACCACGTCTGGATTACAGGCGAGGTGGTTAAGGTTGATGTGAAGGATAAATGCTTCGATAAAGCTCTCAATCCAGAAAAATGCAGGACTTTACTCCATATTTCAGGTAAATATTTTGCAGTGCCCAAACTGGAAGAATTCAGGAGGGCCTGA
- a CDS encoding alanine racemase — protein sequence MTTPRIEINLAKIAHNAKNLKGLYGSKGIGVIGVTKVVCGDPSIADALVKSGINTLADSRITNIKRMREAGIQAQFVLLRTPIPSQAESVVKYADISLNSELSVVKRLSKFAVNSNTTHKIILMVELGDLREGLMPSDLEDTVKEVMSLEGIELAGIGTNLACFGGIKPDEEKMGYLSSLAGDIEERFGLTLEFVSGGNSANYTWFVSTEDVGRVNNLRLGESIYLGCETLYRTPIPGLYTDAFTLIAEVIESKIKPSIPYGKVCQDAFGNIPEFQDCGQMRRVMLGVGLQDVLVSGLTPRLDIDILGASSDHIIVSAKQVDLKVGDEVVFNLNYGALLSVMTSPYVMKRYVNGL from the coding sequence ATGACAACACCCAGAATAGAGATAAACCTTGCAAAAATCGCACATAATGCTAAAAATTTGAAGGGACTATATGGTTCAAAAGGCATCGGCGTAATTGGCGTCACAAAAGTGGTTTGCGGAGACCCCAGTATTGCTGATGCCCTGGTAAAAAGCGGAATAAATACACTTGCCGATTCAAGGATAACCAACATCAAGAGGATGCGTGAGGCAGGCATACAGGCACAGTTTGTCCTATTGAGAACACCCATCCCTAGCCAGGCTGAATCAGTAGTAAAGTATGCCGACATTAGTCTTAATTCGGAGCTATCAGTAGTCAAAAGACTCTCAAAGTTTGCCGTGAACAGTAATACCACACATAAAATAATTTTAATGGTGGAGCTGGGTGATTTAAGGGAGGGATTGATGCCTTCGGATTTAGAGGACACAGTTAAAGAGGTAATGTCGCTGGAAGGAATCGAGCTTGCAGGTATAGGAACAAATCTGGCCTGTTTCGGGGGAATCAAACCGGACGAGGAGAAAATGGGGTACCTGTCCTCACTTGCTGGAGACATTGAAGAGAGGTTCGGACTGACATTGGAGTTTGTTTCTGGTGGGAATTCAGCCAATTATACCTGGTTCGTGTCCACAGAGGATGTTGGAAGGGTCAATAACTTAAGATTGGGTGAATCTATCTATTTAGGGTGTGAAACCCTCTATAGAACGCCTATCCCCGGGTTATACACAGATGCATTCACACTGATTGCAGAGGTAATTGAATCGAAGATAAAACCATCTATACCTTATGGAAAGGTTTGTCAAGACGCATTTGGAAATATTCCCGAGTTTCAAGATTGTGGCCAGATGAGAAGAGTGATGCTTGGAGTTGGATTACAGGATGTTCTGGTTTCTGGACTAACCCCCAGATTGGATATCGATATCCTGGGGGCGAGTAGTGACCATATCATAGTATCTGCAAAACAGGTAGACTTAAAAGTAGGAGATGAAGTGGTTTTCAATCTCAATTATGGGGCTTTACTTTCAGTTATGACTTCTCCTTATGTAATGAAAAGATATGTGAATGGTCTATAG
- a CDS encoding GYD domain protein → MGLYVVLSKLTDEGAKTLKLKPERVKEVNHELEKMGVKVLSQYLTLGKFDFVNIVEAEDNTVIARAMIELASRGTVRTMTLPAMPVDEMLEKLK, encoded by the coding sequence ATGGGTTTATATGTTGTTCTATCCAAATTGACAGATGAGGGAGCAAAAACTCTTAAGTTAAAGCCTGAGAGAGTGAAAGAAGTTAATCATGAGCTTGAGAAAATGGGAGTAAAGGTTTTGAGTCAGTATCTTACTCTCGGAAAATTCGACTTTGTAAATATTGTTGAGGCAGAGGATAATACAGTCATAGCAAGGGCTATGATTGAACTCGCATCCAGAGGGACAGTGAGGACAATGACACTCCCTGCCATGCCTGTGGATGAAATGCTGGAGAAACTTAAGTAG
- a CDS encoding amidohydrolase → MIIDAHIHNVKAFKWKNLYRGCLIPKPESFNDVDIENLNNLIKQEISGRDEIIGFASVNPETGVPEADRAMEELGFKGLALDTEANFKFSHDAIWRLFEEIHELDVPVFVHSEPDRTNFDLDEVNEVIISFPDVNFIFAHLGIRKGEDFIRIIPETNVFFETSTISGDFITETLESITCDRLVFGSNAERDYPLEEIHKINSLPMSEDDKHKILFSNMADILNLKLPEDNPKEKFESFVSRFITKFQ, encoded by the coding sequence ATGATAATAGATGCCCATATCCATAATGTAAAAGCCTTTAAATGGAAGAACCTTTACAGAGGGTGTCTCATACCAAAACCTGAGAGTTTCAATGATGTGGATATTGAAAATCTGAATAACCTTATAAAGCAGGAAATCTCGGGCAGGGATGAGATTATAGGCTTTGCTTCAGTCAATCCAGAGACTGGAGTGCCTGAAGCGGACAGAGCAATGGAAGAGCTTGGATTTAAAGGTTTGGCCCTTGATACGGAGGCGAATTTCAAATTTTCTCATGATGCTATATGGAGGCTTTTCGAGGAGATTCATGAACTTGACGTACCCGTTTTTGTTCATTCGGAACCTGACAGAACTAATTTTGATTTAGATGAGGTTAATGAGGTAATAATAAGTTTTCCTGATGTAAATTTCATATTTGCACACCTTGGAATAAGAAAAGGAGAGGACTTTATCAGGATTATTCCAGAGACAAATGTCTTCTTTGAAACCTCTACTATCAGCGGTGATTTTATCACAGAAACCCTTGAAAGTATAACCTGTGACAGGCTTGTTTTTGGTTCAAATGCAGAGAGAGATTATCCTCTTGAGGAGATACACAAAATAAATTCTCTGCCAATGAGTGAAGATGACAAACATAAGATACTCTTTTCAAATATGGCAGATATTCTCAACCTGAAGCTACCCGAAGATAACCCGAAAGAAAAATTTGAAAGTTTTGTCTCAAGATTTATTACGAAATTTCAGTAA
- a CDS encoding (2E,6E)-farnesyl diphosphate synthase: MNAESILEEHIDIIDREIKKVFEGRDFPRELYDMMKYHLGWVDENLEPVERYKGKRFRPTMCLLAYHSLAGVYDKALPAAASIELIHNFSLIHDDIEDRDETRRGKPTVWKHFGVEHAINAGDGMHVLANLAALRLQEVNVADAKIINVLKILNNTVMELCEGQYLDMGFENKMDVDIDLYLKMVYRKTAALIEASFWIGAMLATDNEVKIGHFRSFGRNIGIAFQIVDDIIGIWSSKTGKPRASDIRNKKKTLPVIYAISKASREDRAFIQRIYSKKEILSDKEVEEVLALLEKVKAREFSIKTARKYEVSALQEFDSLGIKNPSIEKIISLSKFLITRSY; this comes from the coding sequence ATGAATGCAGAGAGCATTTTGGAAGAACACATAGACATTATAGACAGAGAAATAAAAAAGGTTTTCGAGGGCAGAGATTTTCCCCGGGAACTATATGATATGATGAAATATCACCTGGGCTGGGTTGATGAAAACCTTGAACCTGTTGAGAGATACAAAGGAAAGCGCTTCCGCCCAACCATGTGTCTTCTTGCTTATCACAGTCTGGCAGGAGTATACGACAAGGCACTTCCTGCTGCAGCCTCCATTGAGCTTATACACAACTTTTCTCTTATTCACGATGATATTGAAGACAGAGATGAAACAAGAAGAGGTAAGCCTACTGTATGGAAGCACTTTGGTGTGGAGCATGCAATAAATGCGGGTGATGGAATGCATGTACTTGCCAATCTTGCAGCTCTCAGGCTTCAAGAGGTAAATGTGGCAGATGCCAAGATAATAAATGTGCTTAAAATTCTCAACAATACGGTAATGGAGCTATGCGAGGGGCAATATCTTGATATGGGATTCGAAAATAAAATGGATGTTGATATTGACCTTTACCTCAAGATGGTTTACAGGAAGACAGCAGCTCTGATTGAGGCTTCCTTCTGGATAGGGGCAATGCTCGCAACGGATAATGAGGTGAAAATTGGGCATTTCAGAAGTTTCGGAAGGAATATTGGTATAGCCTTCCAGATAGTTGATGATATAATAGGGATATGGAGCAGCAAAACAGGAAAACCCAGGGCAAGTGACATAAGAAATAAAAAGAAAACCCTCCCGGTAATCTATGCTATTAGTAAGGCTTCCAGAGAAGATAGAGCATTTATTCAGAGAATATATTCAAAAAAGGAGATTCTGTCAGACAAAGAGGTTGAAGAAGTGCTTGCTTTACTTGAAAAGGTTAAGGCCAGGGAATTTTCAATCAAAACAGCACGTAAATATGAAGTCAGTGCCCTGCAGGAGTTCGATTCTCTTGGAATAAAAAATCCTTCAATTGAAAAAATAATATCACTTTCAAAATTCCTTATAACAAGAAGTTACTGA
- the cobT gene encoding nicotinate-nucleotide--dimethylbenzimidazole phosphoribosyltransferase, producing MELLKDTIKRIEPVDSEAMEKARERQDDLTKPRGSLGKLEDISIKLAGIQGNAIPEIKNKVVFTFAGDHGIVEEGISAYPGEVTKQMVLNFLNGGAAINVLARHVNARVVVADLGISGDIEAPGLIVKKVGYGTRNFAREPAMTRAQAVEAIEAGIEIFNEQFRGAELIALGDMGIGNTTSSSAICSAITGRTPEEVTGRGTGIGEEAYRKKVTIIEKALELHKPEGKDAIDVLSKVGGFEIAGLAGVTLAAASNRVAVVSDGFISTTGALIAHTLNPDVSDYIFAAHRSVERGHKIILEHMKLEPVLDLNLRLGEGTGAALAMSIIEAGVKILREMATFSGAGVSKTVE from the coding sequence ATGGAGCTTCTTAAAGACACTATCAAAAGAATTGAACCTGTTGACTCTGAAGCTATGGAGAAGGCAAGGGAGAGGCAGGATGATTTGACAAAACCCCGGGGTAGCCTGGGAAAGCTTGAGGATATCAGTATCAAGCTTGCCGGTATTCAGGGCAATGCTATTCCCGAAATTAAAAATAAGGTTGTTTTCACATTTGCCGGTGACCATGGCATTGTAGAAGAGGGTATAAGTGCATATCCCGGCGAAGTCACAAAGCAGATGGTTCTTAATTTTCTTAATGGCGGAGCTGCCATAAATGTGCTTGCCAGGCATGTGAATGCAAGAGTTGTCGTTGCAGACCTTGGTATCTCAGGTGATATAGAGGCACCAGGGCTAATTGTAAAGAAGGTAGGTTACGGAACAAGGAACTTTGCCAGAGAGCCTGCCATGACAAGAGCACAGGCCGTAGAAGCAATTGAAGCGGGAATTGAAATTTTCAATGAGCAATTCAGAGGTGCAGAGCTTATTGCACTGGGTGATATGGGTATAGGTAATACAACCTCAAGTTCTGCAATATGCAGTGCCATAACAGGCAGAACACCTGAAGAGGTTACCGGCAGGGGCACTGGTATAGGAGAAGAGGCTTACAGAAAAAAGGTGACAATTATAGAGAAGGCTCTGGAGCTTCATAAACCAGAGGGTAAAGATGCTATAGATGTTCTGAGCAAGGTGGGAGGCTTTGAAATTGCAGGCCTGGCCGGCGTTACTTTAGCTGCAGCCTCAAACAGAGTTGCTGTTGTCAGCGATGGCTTTATTTCCACTACAGGAGCACTTATAGCTCATACTTTAAACCCGGATGTGAGTGATTATATATTTGCTGCTCACAGAAGTGTCGAAAGAGGACACAAAATAATACTTGAGCATATGAAACTTGAACCTGTACTTGACCTCAATCTCAGGCTGGGAGAAGGCACAGGTGCAGCACTTGCCATGAGTATTATAGAGGCAGGTGTAAAAATACTGAGAGAGATGGCAACTTTCTCGGGCGCAGGCGTAAGCAAAACTGTAGAGTGA
- the mqnE_1 gene encoding aminodeoxyfutalosine synthase, producing the protein MLRAKFKYSEEKLNWMSGFDQILKSSKDKSTEIIQGILSGEKLTEKDASKLFKSDLHLVTGFADYLREKQAGDYASFVINRQINYSNICISRCKFCAFYRKAGEEGAYTMSSEEILNKASEAVAMGATELHIVGSHNPDIPFEYYEGTLRQIKKKFPDISIKGFTATEIHFFSNNFRMSTREVLERLKEAGLGFMPGGGAEILDDSIRKKLCPAKASSREWLDVMKTAHELGIKSNATMLFGHIEKPEQRVKHMFRLMKLQEETGGFLSFIPLVYHPENNPLGREIGMKTSGVDILKTIAISRIVLGESFINIRAYWIMLGKKLAQVALRSGANDIDGTVIEEKVAHEAGATTSKSATVEELLAMIRKAGLKPVQRSTDYSIIRKW; encoded by the coding sequence ATGCTAAGGGCTAAATTTAAATATTCAGAAGAGAAGCTAAACTGGATGTCTGGCTTTGACCAAATACTTAAGAGTTCAAAAGATAAATCAACTGAAATAATTCAGGGCATTCTATCCGGGGAGAAGCTAACAGAGAAGGATGCCTCTAAACTTTTTAAATCAGACCTCCACCTGGTTACAGGCTTTGCAGACTACCTGAGGGAGAAACAGGCAGGCGATTATGCCAGCTTTGTAATAAACAGACAGATTAATTATTCAAATATATGCATAAGCAGGTGTAAATTCTGTGCCTTTTACAGAAAAGCTGGAGAAGAAGGAGCCTATACTATGAGCAGTGAAGAAATTCTCAATAAAGCTTCTGAGGCAGTTGCAATGGGTGCAACTGAACTGCATATTGTTGGCTCCCACAATCCTGACATACCATTTGAGTACTATGAAGGTACTCTCAGGCAAATTAAAAAGAAGTTTCCAGACATATCTATTAAAGGCTTTACAGCTACAGAAATTCACTTTTTCTCTAATAATTTCAGAATGTCTACCAGAGAGGTTCTCGAAAGGTTAAAGGAGGCAGGTTTAGGCTTCATGCCAGGCGGAGGTGCAGAGATTCTTGATGATTCCATAAGAAAAAAGCTATGTCCAGCCAAGGCTTCCTCAAGAGAATGGCTTGATGTCATGAAAACTGCACACGAGCTTGGAATTAAGAGTAATGCCACAATGCTCTTCGGGCATATTGAAAAACCTGAGCAGAGAGTAAAGCACATGTTCAGGCTTATGAAACTTCAGGAAGAGACAGGCGGGTTTTTAAGCTTCATACCTCTTGTTTATCATCCTGAGAATAACCCTCTCGGCAGAGAGATTGGAATGAAGACGAGCGGTGTTGATATTCTGAAAACCATAGCTATTTCAAGGATAGTGCTGGGAGAAAGTTTCATAAACATAAGGGCTTACTGGATTATGCTTGGTAAGAAGCTTGCCCAGGTTGCCCTGCGCTCGGGAGCAAATGATATAGACGGAACAGTTATAGAGGAAAAAGTCGCCCATGAAGCTGGTGCAACCACATCAAAATCTGCAACTGTTGAAGAGCTTCTGGCAATGATAAGAAAGGCAGGTTTAAAACCTGTGCAGAGAAGCACGGATTACAGTATAATCAGAAAGTGGTAA
- the mqnA gene encoding chorismate dehydratase: MKIGETFFKNTDFIYYGIREGKVKLEAEASFVRAHPPELGKMLIKGDVDIAPASSIIYAKHFRQLYILPDFSISAKGETGSILIFSEASELEELSGKTIATPATSASSVALLEIILKEKGIDAEIVRGVEPDLKKMLSHYEAALLIGDDALKEAYNKPELLLLDLGTVWYELTGKKMVYALWLLNSPEAGKIYNALNESRRYAKKNFDRVVGDLAEKASLPQEYLSAHLRKLEFNLNEDALEGLEEYFILAEKHGIINEIPDLRFAEVL; encoded by the coding sequence GTGAAAATAGGCGAAACCTTTTTCAAGAACACAGATTTCATATATTATGGCATAAGGGAGGGTAAAGTTAAGCTTGAAGCTGAAGCCAGCTTTGTCAGAGCTCATCCTCCAGAACTGGGAAAAATGCTTATTAAGGGGGATGTGGATATTGCTCCAGCCTCTTCAATAATCTATGCAAAGCACTTCAGACAGCTATATATTTTACCTGATTTCTCTATCTCTGCAAAAGGAGAAACAGGAAGTATTCTCATATTTTCAGAAGCTTCAGAGCTTGAGGAGCTTTCAGGAAAAACAATAGCAACGCCAGCAACAAGTGCCAGCTCCGTAGCATTACTGGAGATTATTTTGAAGGAGAAGGGTATAGATGCCGAGATTGTCAGAGGGGTTGAACCTGATTTAAAGAAAATGCTCTCCCACTACGAAGCAGCCCTTCTTATCGGAGACGATGCTCTTAAAGAGGCTTATAATAAACCCGAGCTTCTGCTACTTGACCTTGGAACAGTCTGGTATGAGTTGACAGGAAAGAAGATGGTGTATGCTCTGTGGCTTCTGAATTCTCCAGAAGCAGGAAAGATATATAATGCTCTTAATGAGTCAAGAAGATATGCTAAAAAGAATTTTGACAGAGTTGTCGGAGACCTGGCTGAAAAAGCCTCTCTTCCACAGGAATATCTTTCGGCACATCTCAGGAAGCTCGAGTTCAATCTCAATGAAGATGCTCTTGAAGGGCTTGAGGAGTATTTCATTCTTGCAGAGAAACATGGAATTATCAATGAGATTCCTGACCTCAGGTTCGCAGAGGTGCTCTGA
- the mqnE_2 gene encoding aminodeoxyfutalosine synthase, which translates to MEGIEKAIAGEKLGIKEAEELFTADFNLLGYSANSLRKKICGETVTFVVDTNINYTNICTSRCSFCAFYRTGESSEAYVLSPEEILKKIESAVRLGTTQVLMQGGLNPELEIEYYEDICRTVKEKFPGVQTHFFSPSEISNIAKVSNLSVKETLIRLREAGLDSIPGGGAEILVDRVRKKVSPGKITWKEWAKVMEIAHSLDIPTTATMVFGMGESSRERTEHILKLRKLQEKSGGFTAFIPWSFQPGKTALGRKLDYGALATGIDYLKVIAVSRLIFQEAIQNIQCSWITQGKRIAQVALNYGANDFGGTMIEENVVRATGKDINYMPKKEIVALIKQIDRPAAMRDTMYRILKRY; encoded by the coding sequence ATGGAGGGGATTGAAAAAGCAATAGCAGGAGAAAAGCTGGGAATAAAGGAGGCTGAAGAACTTTTCACTGCAGACTTCAATCTTCTCGGTTATTCTGCCAATTCTCTGAGAAAAAAAATCTGCGGAGAGACTGTTACCTTTGTGGTAGACACAAATATAAATTATACCAATATATGCACAAGCAGATGCAGCTTCTGTGCCTTCTACAGGACAGGCGAGAGCAGCGAAGCCTATGTGCTGAGTCCGGAGGAGATTTTAAAGAAGATTGAAAGTGCTGTAAGACTCGGTACAACCCAGGTTCTTATGCAGGGTGGCCTGAATCCCGAGCTTGAAATCGAATATTATGAGGATATATGCAGAACAGTAAAGGAGAAATTTCCAGGTGTTCAGACACATTTCTTTTCACCAAGTGAAATTTCGAATATTGCAAAAGTCTCTAACCTGAGTGTTAAAGAGACCCTTATCAGGCTAAGAGAAGCTGGCCTTGATAGCATACCAGGCGGAGGTGCAGAAATTCTTGTTGACAGGGTCAGAAAAAAAGTAAGTCCCGGGAAAATAACCTGGAAAGAATGGGCGAAAGTTATGGAGATTGCACATTCCCTTGACATTCCAACAACTGCCACTATGGTCTTTGGTATGGGAGAAAGCAGCAGAGAGAGAACAGAGCATATCTTAAAGCTAAGGAAGCTTCAGGAAAAGAGCGGAGGCTTTACAGCCTTTATACCCTGGAGTTTTCAGCCAGGAAAGACAGCTCTGGGCAGGAAGCTTGACTACGGTGCTCTTGCCACAGGTATTGACTATCTAAAGGTTATAGCGGTTTCAAGACTTATTTTTCAGGAGGCCATACAGAATATCCAGTGCTCCTGGATAACCCAGGGAAAAAGAATTGCTCAGGTGGCACTGAACTATGGAGCCAATGACTTCGGAGGAACCATGATTGAGGAGAATGTTGTCAGAGCCACAGGAAAAGATATTAATTATATGCCAAAAAAAGAGATTGTGGCACTCATCAAGCAGATAGACAGACCAGCTGCTATGAGAGATACCATGTACAGAATACTAAAAAGATACTGA
- the ffh gene encoding signal recognition particle protein, whose translation MGKLLLYNMALEKLGDNLSGVLRKISRAGIIDERLVKEVIKDIQRALLSADVNVKLVMKISKRIQERALKEKPKAGLGRKEHVITILYEELSNLLGSGKSYSLPNKSRILMVGLQGSGKTTTTVKLARYFSKRGLSTSIIAADTYRPAAYEQLFQLAEPFKIKIYGEPENKNAIEIVKHGLQELNTSIVILDTAGRHRKEEDLFKEMREINKIFKPDEKFLVIDSNIGQQAGAQAKAFHESIDITGVILTKLDGSARGGGALSAVAETGAPVCFIGVGEKMGDLEVFNPERFISRILGMGDLQTLLEKAKDVLDEKKAREMLKGDFTLDDLYEQLQSIRKMGPLSSVMSMIPGMGMSLPKEASNVTEEKFKKFLIIMDSMTVQERAKPKIINASRMKRVARGAGSEPEDVKELMNYYKLMHNAFKGFGKRGMKRGFSPGALTKIMKGMKF comes from the coding sequence ATGGGAAAGCTTCTTTTATATAATATGGCACTTGAGAAGCTGGGAGACAACCTGAGTGGTGTTCTCAGGAAGATTTCCAGAGCAGGGATAATTGATGAGAGACTTGTTAAGGAAGTAATAAAAGATATTCAGAGAGCTTTACTCAGTGCAGATGTCAACGTTAAGCTGGTAATGAAGATTTCAAAAAGAATACAGGAGAGAGCACTTAAAGAGAAGCCAAAAGCAGGACTGGGAAGGAAGGAACATGTAATAACAATTCTCTATGAAGAACTCTCAAATCTCCTTGGCTCAGGTAAAAGCTACTCCCTGCCCAATAAGTCGAGAATACTCATGGTGGGTCTTCAGGGCTCGGGCAAGACCACAACAACTGTAAAGCTGGCAAGATATTTTTCAAAGAGAGGGTTGAGCACATCAATAATAGCAGCGGATACATACAGACCTGCTGCCTATGAACAGCTTTTCCAGCTTGCTGAACCATTTAAAATAAAGATTTACGGAGAGCCTGAAAATAAAAATGCTATTGAAATTGTGAAGCATGGTCTTCAGGAGCTTAATACAAGTATTGTTATTTTAGACACAGCAGGAAGGCACAGAAAGGAGGAGGACCTCTTCAAAGAGATGAGGGAAATAAATAAAATATTCAAACCTGATGAGAAATTCCTTGTTATAGATTCAAATATAGGGCAGCAGGCAGGTGCTCAGGCTAAAGCTTTTCATGAATCCATAGACATAACCGGGGTTATTCTTACAAAACTCGATGGCTCAGCCAGAGGAGGCGGAGCTCTAAGCGCTGTGGCGGAAACCGGTGCACCTGTGTGTTTCATAGGCGTGGGAGAAAAGATGGGTGACCTGGAAGTGTTCAATCCAGAACGCTTTATTTCAAGAATTCTGGGTATGGGTGACCTTCAAACTCTCCTCGAAAAGGCAAAAGATGTCCTGGATGAAAAGAAGGCCAGAGAGATGCTCAAAGGAGATTTTACTCTCGACGACCTCTATGAACAGCTTCAGAGTATCAGGAAGATGGGCCCCCTCAGTTCTGTGATGAGTATGATACCTGGAATGGGAATGTCTCTGCCCAAAGAAGCTTCGAATGTTACAGAGGAGAAGTTCAAAAAGTTCTTAATTATTATGGATTCAATGACAGTGCAGGAGAGGGCAAAGCCAAAGATTATCAATGCCTCAAGAATGAAGAGAGTTGCCAGAGGTGCCGGTTCGGAACCTGAGGATGTGAAGGAGCTGATGAACTATTATAAGCTGATGCATAATGCTTTTAAGGGTTTCGGAAAGAGAGGGATGAAGAGAGGCTTTTCTCCGGGTGCTCTCACCAAAATAATGAAAGGAATGAAGTTCTGA